The following is a genomic window from Sedimenticola thiotaurini.
TGATTCTTTCGGATCGGCGCGTCGATGCCGACCACGCCGCCATACCGGCACTGCTGGCGGTGTCGGCGGTACATCATCACCTGATTCGCAAAGGTCTGCGGACCGAATCGGGTCTGGTGGTAGAGACCGGAGCCGCGCTCGAAGTGCACCATTTTGCCACCCTGGCCGGCTACGGTGCGGAGGCGATCAACCCCTATGTGGCCTTTGACACCATCCAATCCCTGTTGCCATCTCTGCCTGAGCCGTTGGAATTCGAGAAGGCGCAGAAACGTTACATCAAGGCGATCGGCAAGGGTCTGAAAAAGGTGATGTCCAAGATGGGCATCTCCACCTATCAATCCTATTGCGGTGCGCAGATTTTCGACGCGGTAGGTCTTGCAAGCAGTTTCATCGAGCAGTACTTCACCGGCACCACCAGCATGATCGAAGGTGCCGGACTGGATGAAGTGGCCCAGGAAGCATTACGTCTGCATACCAATGCCTATGGCAACAACCCGATCTATCGCCACCATCTGGATGTGGGTGGCGATTACGCCTTCCGGTTGCGGGGTGAGGCGCACGCCTGGACTCCGGATACCATCGCCAAGGTGCAGCACGCCGCGCGGGCCAATGATGCCAAAACGTATGCCGAGTATTCACGCTTGATTAACGAGCAGGATGAACGCCTTCTGGCGTTTCGCGGGCTGTTTGATTTCAACTGGGCAAATGAGCCGGTGCCGTTGGAAGAGGTGGAACCGGCCAAGGAGATCGTAAAACGATTTGCCACCGGAGCCATGTCGTTTGGTTCTATCTCCTACGAGGCGCACTCCACCCTGGCAGTGGCGATGAATGCTATCGGCGGCAAATCCAATACGGGTGAGGGTGGCGAGGAGCCGAGCCGCTTCAATCCACTGCCCGATGGGTCGCCCAATCCGCAGCGCTCTGCCATCAAGCAGGTGGCGTCCGGCCGGTTCGGTGTGACCACCGAGTATCTGGTCAACTCGGACGATATTCAGATCAAGATGGCACAGGGCGCCAAGCCCGGTGAAGGCGGTCAGTTGCCCGGCCACAAGGTGAATGCCCAGATCGCCCGGGTGCGTCACTCCACCCCGGGCGTCGGACTGATTTCGCCGCCGCCACACCACGATATCTACTCTATCGAGGATCTGGCCCAGCTGATCCACGATCTGAAGAATGTGCAGCCCAAATCCCGGGTTTCAGTGAAACTGGTCTCCGAAGTCGGCGTGGGTACCGTGGCCGCTGGCGTCTCCAAGGCGCATGCCGACCATGTCACCATCTCCGGCTATGACGGTGGTACCGGCGCGTCGCCCCTCACCTCCATCAAGCATGCGGGATCGTCCTGGGAGATCGGACTGGCTGAGACTCATCAGACCCTGGTGCTGAACAAGCTGCGGGGCCGTATATCGGTTCAGGTGGATGGTGGTCTGCGCACCGGGCGTGACGTGGTGATCGGCGCCCTGCTGGGCGCGGATGAGTTCGGTTTCGCCACCGCACCGCTGATCGTTGAGGGCTGTATCATGATGCGCAAATGCCATCTGAACACCTGCCCGGTCGGTGTCGCCACCCAGGACCCGGAGTTGCGCAAGCGATTTACCGGTAAACCGGAACATGTGATCAACTACTTCTTCTTCGTTGCGGAAGAGGTGCGCCAGCTGATGGCGAAACTGGGCTTCCGCACCTTCAACGAGATGATCGGCCAGAGCGATCGACTGGATACCCGCAAGGCGGTCAATCACTGGAAAGCGAAGGGGCTCGACTTCTCCCGCGTACTGGCCAAGCCAGTGGCAGAGGAGGGCGTGGCTGTCTTCAATAACGAGGTGCAGGATCACGGTCTGGATGCGGCAATTGACCACCAGCTGATCGAGCTGGCCAAGCCGGCCCTGGAGCAGGGTGAAGCGGTCAGGATCGACATCGACATCCATAACTACAATCGCACATTCGGCACCATGCTTTCGGGCCGGGTTGCTGAGCGCTATGGCCATGCCGGTCTGCCGGATGACACCATCTACATCAAAGCACGGGGCACAGCGGGTCAGTCGCTGGGTGCCTGGCTGGCGAAGGGCGTAACCATCGAACTTGCTGGCGAGGGCAACGACTATGTCGGCAAAGGACTCTCCGGTGGCCGTATCGTGGTCTATCCGCCGGCGGAGTCGGCCATCGGCAAGGCGGAAGAGAACATTATCGTCGGTAATACCGTGTTGTATGGAGCGATCGCCGGCGAGTGCTATTTCCGGGGCGTCGGGGGTGAGCGTTTTGCAGTAAGAAACTCCGGTGCGACGGCAGTCATCGAAGGCGTGGGTGATCACGGCTGTGAGTACATGACAGGTGGTGTGGTGGTCTGTCTCGGTTCCACCGGGCGCAACTTTGCCGCCGGTATGTCCGGCGGTATCGCCTATGTGCTGGATGAGGATGGTACCTTCGAACAGCGCTGTAACCTCTCCATGGTGGAACTTGAGCCGATCAAGGATGAGGACGATGCCCTGGAGAGTCTGGATCATCAGGGTGGAGATCTGGAGACCAAGGGCCGTGTCGATGTGAGTCATGACATGACCCGGTTTGATGCCATCCGACTCAGGCAGCTGGTGGAGAACCATCTGCATTACACCAACAGCGCAGTTGCAAAGAAGATTCTCGACAACTGGAGTGAGTATCTGCCGAAGTTCGTCAAAGTGATGCCGGTGGATTATCGTCGCGCCCTGCTGGAGATGCAGGCAGCGCAGGCGAGTAGTAGTGAAGTTGCCAAGGGGGGTCAGTAATCATGGGTAAGCCAACAGGTTTCAAGGAGTATCCACGTCAGGACCGCAGTTACGCGCCGGTCGCAGACCGGTTGACTCATTTTGACGAGTTCACCATCGAACTGAGCAGGGATGAGTTGAGTATTCAGGGTGCGCGCTGCATGGATTGCGGTATTCCCTTTTGTCACCAGGGCTGTCCGGTGGATAACCTGATCCCCGACTGGAATGATCTGGTTTATCACAAGGACTGGAAGTCGGCGGTTGAAGTACTCCATTCAACCAATAACTTTCCCGAGTTCACCGGGCGTATCTGCCCGGCCCCCTGCCAGGAGGCGTGCACGCTTAACCTGATGGATGAACCGGTCACTATCAAAAGTATCGAGCTGGCGATTGTTGAACGGGCCTGGGAAGAGGGTTGGATTCAGCCCCAGATCGCCCGCCATCGGAGTGGTAAAAGGGTTGCCATCGTCGGGTCCGGTCCGGCCGGCCTGGCCTGTGCCCAGCAGTTGGCCCGTGTCGGCCACTCGGTTTCGGTATTTGAGAAAGAGAACCGGATTGGCGGTCTGCTGCGTTATGGAATTCCCGATTTCAAACTGAACAAGAAAGTGATTGACCGCCGCATGGGACAGATGCAGACGGAAGGCGTCAAATTCCACGCCAATACCCATATTGGTGTGGATATCTCTGCCAAGACCCTGGTGGACAAGTTTGACGCGGTGGTGCTGACCGGCGGAGCAGAGAAACCCCGGGATCTGCCGGTGCCGGGGCGGGAACTGGATGGTGTTCACTTCGCCATGGACTACCTGCGCATGAACAGCCACCGGGTGCAGGGTGATGATGTGGGTGAGAATTTCATCTCTGCCGAGGGCAGGCATGTACTGGTGATCGGTGGTGGTGATACCGGTTCCGATTGCATTGGTACTGCCAACCGGCAAGGTGCTGCCAGTGTCACCCAGATCGAAATACTGCCCCGTCCTCCCGAAAAGGAGGACAAGCTGATGGTCTGGCCCTACTGGCCCAACAAGATGCGCACCTCATCGTCCCAGGAAGAGGGCTGTGAGCGCATGTGGAGCGTCGCTACCAAAGAGTTTCTGAATGATGGAAATGGTAATGTAAAGGCGGCTCGCTGCGTCAAGGTGGAGTGGCACAAGGATGAGTCGGGCTGCTGGCAAATGACCGAAGTGGAAGGTTCCGAGTTTGAAATCAAGGCCGACCTGGTGACCCTGGCGATGGGTTTCGTCCATCCGGTGCACGAGGGGATGCTTGCGGAACTGGGCGTGGAGCTGGATGATCGCGGTAACGTCAAGGGCGGAACCGAAGGTACAGACGCTTACCGCACCTCCATTGGTGGCGTGTTCTCCGCTGGCGACATGCGCCGCGGACAATCGCTGGTGGTCTGGGCGATCCGCGAAGGACGTCAATGCGCCCGGGCCGTGGATGAGTACCTGATGGGGAGTTCCGAACTTCCCCGTTAACCAGATATCGCCGGAGGCGGTTGGAAAAAAAGGGTGGTGGCCAGGAGGGTCGCCACCCTTTTTTATGGGCTGGTTTGCCGCGTTGGGCCGAACATCGGGTACGGAAAGCCTGTGGGAATTTTCCACGGTGGCGGAGGCCGCCAAGGTGGTAAACACGCTTTCCCCGACCGATTGTGCCGGGCTGGCCGCCCATCCAGCGTGATTCACGTAGCAGCCGGGCGGACTGGCTGGCATTCCATGCCAAGGGCGCCGTGTCTCAAGGGCTGTTTAGGTGTAAACTCGCACTCTCACCGGCAACGCAGGCCGGTGGTCTCTTGGTGTCAACAAAGGATATACGCTGTGTCCAGCTTAAAAAACGATCGATTTCTCCGCGCCCTGTTACGTGAACCCGTCGACATGACTCCGGTCTGGATGATGCGACAGGCTGGGCGCTATCTGCCGGAATATCGAGCTACCCGGAGCCGGGCGGGCAGTTTCATGGATCTCTGTATGAATCCGGAACTTGCCTGCGAGGTGACCCTGCAACCCCTGGAGCGCTTTCCGTTGGATGCGGCGATCCTGTTTTCCGACATCCTGACTATTCCGGATGCCATGGGACTGGGGCTCTATTTCACCGAGGGTGAGGGACCCAAGTTCAAGCGGCCGGTACAGGATGAAGCGGCAGTCGCTGCCCTTGGCGTGCCCGATCCGGAGGACGATCTGGGCTACGTTATGGATGCAGTGCGTACTATCCGTCGTGAACTGGACGGACGGGTGCCCCTTATTGGCTTTTCCGGCAGTCCCTGGACCCTGGCGACCTACATGGTGGAGGGCAGCAGCACCAAGAACTTCGCCAAGGTGAAGGAGATGATGTTCGACCGGCCCGATCTGATGCACACCCTGTTGGACAAGGTGACCGAGTCGGTCATCAGCTATCTGAATGCCCAGATCGCCGCCGGTGCCCAGGCGGTGATGGTGTTTGATACCTGGGGCGGCGTATTGACACCACGGGATTACCAGCTCTTTTCTCTGGCCTATATGGAGCGCATTGTCCAAGGGTTGGTGCGTGAGAGTGAAGGTCGCAAGGTGCCGGTCATCCTGTTTACCAAAGGTGGTGGCCAGTGGCTGGACGCCATGTCCCGCTCTGGTTGTGATGCGCTCGGTGTGGACTGGACCACCGATCTGGCGGATGCCCGTATTCAGGTCAAGGATCGGGTCGCACTGCAGGGCAATGTGGATCCAAGCATTCTTTATGCGGACCCGAAGCGTATCGAGGAAGAGGTGGCGAGTGTGTTGGCCAGCTACGGCCACGGACCCGGCCATGTGTTCAATCTCGGCCACGGCATCCATCCGGATGTGAACCCGGATCATGCCGGCGTACTGGTGGAGGCGGTGCACCGTCTGAGTCAGGCCTATCACAGCCCGGGAGTGAAAGGAAAAAGTTGGGGCAGCGACTGAATCTGACTGTCGTCAGTACCCTGCAAAATAAACCCCGACCGGGAAACCGGCCGGGGTTTTCTGTGTCCTGAGACCAGCGATAGGACGGTTCAGAATCCGTAACTGAGCATCAGGGTGAGCTTCTCATAGTCATCGTTGCCCGCTTCGGCATCGATGTCGGCATAGACCAGGCTCACACTCAGGTTCTCGGCCACAGCAGCCAGGTCATAACCCAGGATCAGGTTGATCTCCTGCTCTTCGCTGTTACCGGCATAGTCGGTATTGCCCACCAGCGCCCCGATGGTTGCCCGGCCGATGCTGTATTCACCGCCCAGGTACCAGGTCTGGGCATCGGGTCCATAGACCTGATTGCCCTCCTCCAGCGGGCTGATATTGTCACCCAGGTCGTCCAGGTGTCCCACACCCCCCTGATCGTCGGTGTCGATATAGCCGGCCGCCAGGGCGAGACCGCCCAGAGTGCCGCGCAGTTCCAGGTGCAGGATGGCGCCGTCAGACTCTCCGGCCACATCCACATCCGAGGTGGCGTAGTGGGCGGTCATGCCCAGGCCGGAGGCGTGTTCAAAGTCAGCCTTCAGGCCCAGACCGTCGAACACCTCGTCCTCATGGATATAGTAGGGGTTGAGTGTCAGACCCTCTGCCGGGTTGATACTGGCGTCCAGGAACCAGGCGCCATCATCGCCGATATCGGTGAAGCTGTGTTGCAGATCATCCTCATCCGCCACCGCAATACTGCGGCTGTAGCCGACGGTGAGTTCGGTTGCCGGCAGCAGATCGCTGGTCAGGGTGACCGCCTCGTGGTAATCCCCGATCCACTCTAGGTCGATCGCCTGGCGGCCCAGTACGGCCCCGAAGCCGTCGCCCTGGTAACTGATATAGGCTTCAGTCAGCAGGCTGCCCACACCCTCGTCCGAGTCCCCCGGGTTGTCCTCGTCTACTTCGCTGCCGTGACGGAAGGCCAGACCCAGTTGCAGACCGTTCAGAGGTGCCGTTTCGTACTTCAACCCCAGGTTGCCGGTACTGTAGCCGGCGTCGGCACCGACGCGGCTATCGATATTTTTGTAATACAGATTCAGGTCGCCGCTGACGGTACCGTTACTGAAGGCATCGGCCAGATTATCGGCCTGTACGCTGTTGGCGGTTAGTAGCGAGATAATGGCTGCGTTTAAGAAGTGCTTTTTCACGTTGTCCCCTTAGTATGTGTAGATAGGTTGTTGCTGTTGTAAAGATCTGTACCACCTAGTAGTGGATGACTGGATGGATAGAGAAAGTGGCCTTCCAATATGGGTTACTGCCCTATCAGACTCACCAGCCCGGCCAGCAGGATGGCGGTCAGGGTGGTGGCCCAGAGCAGTCCGGCGGAGGGCTTGCCTGTGTTGTGCCGGCGCTCATGGCGGGCGGGTAGTTTCAAGGCGATATTTGGTGTCATGGTTTTGCTGCTCAGTTGGGTTCAGTTCGGGGTGTGCGGGATCTGGGACAGCTCTTTGGCAAAGGCCGACAGGCCGGAGCTGCGCAGGGGGATGAAGGCTTTGGCGTTCCGCTTGCAGAAGCGTTTTACCTTCTGGCAGGCATCGTGGCTGATACAGTCGATGGGGCAGAACACCATGTCTGCCTTGCTTAGCAGGCAGTGCAGATTGGCACGACTCTCTTCCACACCGCCGTCGTGATGCTCGAATCGTCCGTGGCACTTCTCCACCAGGGCTCGAAAATGAGGTGACAGGGAGGGGTGTCCTCCCACATAGACGATTTTTCTGCCGCTCAGGTCAGCGGTCGGCTGCTCCGATGTATTATCACTGCTAAGCAGCTGTTGCAGGGCCAGCTCACTGGCCTGCTGCTCATCCTCCAGTCTGTTGAGCCGGGTCCGCATACTGGCCAGTCGCTGCTGCAGTTGTTCGTTGCGCCGAGTCAGGGTGGTGAGTCGGCGCCGGGTCCGTTCCAGTTGTCGCACCACCCGGCTCAGCTCCTGACGACTGGCGGCCAGCTGCTCCTCCTGATCGGTGCGACCCGCTTCGGCGGTCCCTTTGTCACGGGAGAGTCGGTTCAGCAGTTGCGCCTCCAGTTGCTGGATAACGGCCTCCCGTTGCGCCAGCTGCTGCAGATGCTGGCGCTTGTTACGGGCGGCTGTTTCCCGCAGTTCGGTGACGGTTTCTTCCAGTGCGGTCATCCGCTGCAGGTCGGCGCGATTGGATGCCCCGGCGAGGTGAGAAAGCATATGTACATCACCAAACACCTGCCGGAGCAGTTCGGTCGGTGTGTGCGGGTGGGTCGCCAGGGCCCAGAGGGGGCCGGCCACATTGCCGCTGCGCAGAGCCTGCTGCCAATAGTTGGCCAGTTCCTTGGCGTCGGCTTTGGCCAGTTGATTGATCGGCGTACGATACTTTTTGTCCAGAAAACGGGTCAGATGGCGGGCAGCATGACACTCCTGGCCGGCACATCCGACCAGGGCGTTGTGGGCGTCATAATCGCTGGGCCTGGGATCCTGCAGGATGCCGGTCTGGCGAATGATTTTATGCAGCTCAGCCAGACTCAGGCAGGTACCCAGGATGGCGCAGTGAAATCTCCGCTCTGTCTCCCATAGCTTGAGACGCCGGGTCGAGACGGTCCGGGGCGGTTTAAACGGTTTTTTAATCAGGTCGCACATGGTCAGATGGAGCAGGTTGAGGGTTGATGAAGATTGAGTCCCAGCCGTTCGGCATAGCTCAGCCCTTCATCCTGGATCTCCTCCAGGCTCAGGGCGCCGCTCTCCAGCAGGGGCCGAACCCAGGCGCTACCGCAACGCAGGATCTCTTCACCCGTTTCGGCATCCAGCAGTCGCAGGAAGGGGTCGCTACGTTCCAGCCAGGCATCAATGACACATCGCATGATCGTCTCTCCTTGTTAAACGAAGAACAAATGATAATCATTATCATTAGCATGTCAAGATAAGATGATGCGATTGTGACGCTGGGGTTTTGTAGCTACGGCGTGTTCAAGGGCGGACGTGCTCCGGGTGGCAACCCGGAGCGCGGCTGTTATGCGGACAGCTGTGGCAGGTCGGAAGCTGGTGCGGAACCAAATCAGTAGTGCGGCGGGATTTCGGTGGCGCTGGTGCCAGTGCCGTCCGGTGGCGCCAGATTCTGCATCTGTTTATGCAGCTCCCGGATCGCCAGTTGCAGGGTGTTGAGTTGGTTTTGTAGTTGGCAGACCGTCAGGTTGAGCTCCTGAATGGCGTCTTCCTGAAATGCGAGGCGGGACTGTAAGTCGATGATTTCATTGCTCATGCCTGGTGCTCCCGTGATAGATACTCAATAGATTGCATCTCCTGCAGGCGGCTGACGGCGCGCTCAAATTCGGCACGCAACCGCTCCCCCTGGTAGAGTTGCAGCGGGCCGCTCGCCGCACTGATTATCAGTTTTACCCGTCGGTCGTAGAACTCATCCACCAGGAACACGAAGCGTCGTGCGGCGTCATCCAACTGGCTGGTCAGGGTCGGGATGTCCGAGATAATGACGGTGTGATAACAGCGCGCCAGTTCCAGGTAGTCGGCTTGGCTGCGCTGGTCGCCGCAGATAGCGAAAAAGTCGAACCAGATCAGGTCGTCAGCCACCCGCCGGACCGGAATCTCCCGTCCGTACAGGGAGATGCTGCCGCCCTCCTGGCCCGGTTCCGGGGCCAGACGTTCAAACTCTTCACAGAGTCGTCCATCCACCTCCGGTGCCAGCGGCGTGTGGTAGACCGTCGCCTGTTGCAGATAGCGCAGCCGGTAATCGGTGCTGCTGTCCAGATGGATCACCCGGGTGTGCTGTTTGATCAGCGCAATGGCCGGCAGGAAGCTGGCCCGTTGCAGACCGTTGCGGTACAGATTATCCGGTTCCGTATTGGAAGTGGTGACCAGGGTGACGCCCCGATTGAACAGAGAGGTGAGGAGTCGGGCCAGGATCATGGCATCACCGATGTCGGTGACGATAAACTCGTCCAGGCAGAGTATCCGGGTGCGGGCAGCGAGGGATTCGGCTACCTGGTCGAGCGGATCCTTGACCCCCTTGCGTCGGGCCAGGGCTTCGTGGGTATCCCGCATGAAGTGGTGAAAATGGACCCGCAACTTGTCTTTAAACGGCAGTCGGTTGAAAAACAGATCCACCAGCCAGGTCTTGCCCCGACCGACGCCTCCCCACAGGTAGAGACCGGTGACCGGTTGGCGTACCGGAGTGGCTTTCCGCATCAGCAGGCGTCGTAGCAGGTCCGGCTCAGGGGCCGGTGCGGGGGGCTGGATCAAGCGGTCGTAGAGGGCCTGGAGTTCCGCCACCACCGCTGCCTGTTGCGGGTCCGGCAGCACGTTTT
Proteins encoded in this region:
- the gltB gene encoding glutamate synthase large subunit, whose product is MGLGGLPTKQGLYDPRNEHDACGVGFVANIKGRKSRTIVEQGLEILERLTHRGAVGADPRAGDGAGILIQIPDTFFREVVDFDLPEPGEYAIGMLFLPRDEAAREQAEGTVSRFVEEEGQVIIGWRDVPVDNQGLGYSVKPTEPYIKQLFIQRGDNCPDQTAFERKLFVIRKQIEKVIREAGLQKGESFYFTSFSSRTITYKGMLLSDQVGEYYPDLKDERMVSALALVHQRFSTNTFPTWDLAHPFRMIAHNGEINTLRGNVNWMAARKHSMASKILGEDLAKVWPLIPEGQSDSASFDNALELLVQGGYSLAHAMMMLIPEAWSGNPLMDDSRRAFYEYHAALMEPWDGPAAVAFTDGRQIGATLDRNGLRPARYLITDDDMVMMASEMGVLDIPEERIIKKWRLQPGKMFLIDLEEGRIIDDAEIKQQLSTEHPYQEWLDQTQIHLDHLPEVVGAMSPDPETLLDTQQAFGYTQEDIKFLLTPMVLTGQEATGSMGADNPPSVLSNRPRHLSTYFKQNFAQVTNPPIDPIREEIVMSLVSLIGPRPNLLGIGQSEPAMRLEVHQPILTNSDLERIRNIEDNTGGAFRTRTLSICFEAAKGVPGLKLALDALGHAAEKAVLEGYNILILSDRRVDADHAAIPALLAVSAVHHHLIRKGLRTESGLVVETGAALEVHHFATLAGYGAEAINPYVAFDTIQSLLPSLPEPLEFEKAQKRYIKAIGKGLKKVMSKMGISTYQSYCGAQIFDAVGLASSFIEQYFTGTTSMIEGAGLDEVAQEALRLHTNAYGNNPIYRHHLDVGGDYAFRLRGEAHAWTPDTIAKVQHAARANDAKTYAEYSRLINEQDERLLAFRGLFDFNWANEPVPLEEVEPAKEIVKRFATGAMSFGSISYEAHSTLAVAMNAIGGKSNTGEGGEEPSRFNPLPDGSPNPQRSAIKQVASGRFGVTTEYLVNSDDIQIKMAQGAKPGEGGQLPGHKVNAQIARVRHSTPGVGLISPPPHHDIYSIEDLAQLIHDLKNVQPKSRVSVKLVSEVGVGTVAAGVSKAHADHVTISGYDGGTGASPLTSIKHAGSSWEIGLAETHQTLVLNKLRGRISVQVDGGLRTGRDVVIGALLGADEFGFATAPLIVEGCIMMRKCHLNTCPVGVATQDPELRKRFTGKPEHVINYFFFVAEEVRQLMAKLGFRTFNEMIGQSDRLDTRKAVNHWKAKGLDFSRVLAKPVAEEGVAVFNNEVQDHGLDAAIDHQLIELAKPALEQGEAVRIDIDIHNYNRTFGTMLSGRVAERYGHAGLPDDTIYIKARGTAGQSLGAWLAKGVTIELAGEGNDYVGKGLSGGRIVVYPPAESAIGKAEENIIVGNTVLYGAIAGECYFRGVGGERFAVRNSGATAVIEGVGDHGCEYMTGGVVVCLGSTGRNFAAGMSGGIAYVLDEDGTFEQRCNLSMVELEPIKDEDDALESLDHQGGDLETKGRVDVSHDMTRFDAIRLRQLVENHLHYTNSAVAKKILDNWSEYLPKFVKVMPVDYRRALLEMQAAQASSSEVAKGGQ
- a CDS encoding glutamate synthase subunit beta, which translates into the protein MGKPTGFKEYPRQDRSYAPVADRLTHFDEFTIELSRDELSIQGARCMDCGIPFCHQGCPVDNLIPDWNDLVYHKDWKSAVEVLHSTNNFPEFTGRICPAPCQEACTLNLMDEPVTIKSIELAIVERAWEEGWIQPQIARHRSGKRVAIVGSGPAGLACAQQLARVGHSVSVFEKENRIGGLLRYGIPDFKLNKKVIDRRMGQMQTEGVKFHANTHIGVDISAKTLVDKFDAVVLTGGAEKPRDLPVPGRELDGVHFAMDYLRMNSHRVQGDDVGENFISAEGRHVLVIGGGDTGSDCIGTANRQGAASVTQIEILPRPPEKEDKLMVWPYWPNKMRTSSSQEEGCERMWSVATKEFLNDGNGNVKAARCVKVEWHKDESGCWQMTEVEGSEFEIKADLVTLAMGFVHPVHEGMLAELGVELDDRGNVKGGTEGTDAYRTSIGGVFSAGDMRRGQSLVVWAIREGRQCARAVDEYLMGSSELPR
- the hemE gene encoding uroporphyrinogen decarboxylase, which produces MSSLKNDRFLRALLREPVDMTPVWMMRQAGRYLPEYRATRSRAGSFMDLCMNPELACEVTLQPLERFPLDAAILFSDILTIPDAMGLGLYFTEGEGPKFKRPVQDEAAVAALGVPDPEDDLGYVMDAVRTIRRELDGRVPLIGFSGSPWTLATYMVEGSSTKNFAKVKEMMFDRPDLMHTLLDKVTESVISYLNAQIAAGAQAVMVFDTWGGVLTPRDYQLFSLAYMERIVQGLVRESEGRKVPVILFTKGGGQWLDAMSRSGCDALGVDWTTDLADARIQVKDRVALQGNVDPSILYADPKRIEEEVASVLASYGHGPGHVFNLGHGIHPDVNPDHAGVLVEAVHRLSQAYHSPGVKGKSWGSD
- a CDS encoding Opr family porin, with the protein product MKKHFLNAAIISLLTANSVQADNLADAFSNGTVSGDLNLYYKNIDSRVGADAGYSTGNLGLKYETAPLNGLQLGLAFRHGSEVDEDNPGDSDEGVGSLLTEAYISYQGDGFGAVLGRQAIDLEWIGDYHEAVTLTSDLLPATELTVGYSRSIAVADEDDLQHSFTDIGDDGAWFLDASINPAEGLTLNPYYIHEDEVFDGLGLKADFEHASGLGMTAHYATSDVDVAGESDGAILHLELRGTLGGLALAAGYIDTDDQGGVGHLDDLGDNISPLEEGNQVYGPDAQTWYLGGEYSIGRATIGALVGNTDYAGNSEEQEINLILGYDLAAVAENLSVSLVYADIDAEAGNDDYEKLTLMLSYGF
- a CDS encoding DUF2325 domain-containing protein, whose product is MCDLIKKPFKPPRTVSTRRLKLWETERRFHCAILGTCLSLAELHKIIRQTGILQDPRPSDYDAHNALVGCAGQECHAARHLTRFLDKKYRTPINQLAKADAKELANYWQQALRSGNVAGPLWALATHPHTPTELLRQVFGDVHMLSHLAGASNRADLQRMTALEETVTELRETAARNKRQHLQQLAQREAVIQQLEAQLLNRLSRDKGTAEAGRTDQEEQLAASRQELSRVVRQLERTRRRLTTLTRRNEQLQQRLASMRTRLNRLEDEQQASELALQQLLSSDNTSEQPTADLSGRKIVYVGGHPSLSPHFRALVEKCHGRFEHHDGGVEESRANLHCLLSKADMVFCPIDCISHDACQKVKRFCKRNAKAFIPLRSSGLSAFAKELSQIPHTPN
- a CDS encoding SlyX family protein — protein: MSNEIIDLQSRLAFQEDAIQELNLTVCQLQNQLNTLQLAIRELHKQMQNLAPPDGTGTSATEIPPHY
- the zapE gene encoding cell division protein ZapE, which codes for MTPEQFYQHQLQQENVLPDPQQAAVVAELQALYDRLIQPPAPAPEPDLLRRLLMRKATPVRQPVTGLYLWGGVGRGKTWLVDLFFNRLPFKDKLRVHFHHFMRDTHEALARRKGVKDPLDQVAESLAARTRILCLDEFIVTDIGDAMILARLLTSLFNRGVTLVTTSNTEPDNLYRNGLQRASFLPAIALIKQHTRVIHLDSSTDYRLRYLQQATVYHTPLAPEVDGRLCEEFERLAPEPGQEGGSISLYGREIPVRRVADDLIWFDFFAICGDQRSQADYLELARCYHTVIISDIPTLTSQLDDAARRFVFLVDEFYDRRVKLIISAASGPLQLYQGERLRAEFERAVSRLQEMQSIEYLSREHQA